From the genome of Nakamurella flavida, one region includes:
- a CDS encoding peptidylprolyl isomerase produces MSDNQQRRDAAKRKLQRQLERRQQQARSRRQRLVILGVVVGVVVVATTVWLVTRPASTTTASPSDTGSATSTSTEPTTPCSYPAAGTAAKEVSAPANLSPLNSGTVDVTLAFNSGDVPVTLDRTDAPCTVNSFLSLASQGFYDATDCWRVTDADALKILQCGDPSGKGNGGPGYTFADEAAVDPTSTATTQTYPAGTVAMANTGPGTATNGSQFFIVYADSTLPPGYTVFGQVSADGLGVIQAIGAKGAVKNVQDGPPSETVTLTSVSVPEGSLDGTGSYPTTTAADPNAVPTDPGLETVPSEAVPSDPATEDPTTGDPATSEAAPTS; encoded by the coding sequence GTGTCGGACAACCAACAACGACGGGACGCTGCGAAGCGCAAGCTGCAGCGACAGCTCGAGCGCCGCCAGCAGCAGGCGCGCAGCCGCCGTCAACGCCTCGTCATCCTCGGCGTCGTCGTGGGCGTGGTCGTCGTGGCCACCACGGTCTGGCTCGTCACCCGCCCGGCCAGCACCACCACGGCGAGCCCGAGCGACACCGGTTCGGCGACCAGCACCTCGACCGAGCCCACCACCCCGTGCTCGTACCCGGCGGCGGGGACCGCGGCCAAGGAGGTCAGCGCCCCGGCGAACCTCTCCCCGCTGAACTCCGGCACGGTGGACGTCACCCTGGCGTTCAACTCGGGCGACGTCCCGGTCACCCTGGACCGCACCGACGCCCCCTGCACCGTCAACTCTTTCCTGTCCCTGGCCTCGCAGGGCTTCTACGACGCCACCGACTGCTGGCGGGTCACGGACGCCGACGCGCTCAAGATCCTGCAGTGCGGTGACCCGAGCGGGAAGGGCAACGGCGGCCCCGGCTACACCTTCGCCGACGAGGCAGCCGTCGATCCGACCTCGACCGCGACCACGCAGACCTACCCGGCCGGCACCGTGGCCATGGCCAACACCGGCCCGGGTACGGCGACGAACGGCTCCCAGTTCTTCATCGTCTACGCCGACTCCACCCTGCCGCCCGGCTACACCGTCTTCGGCCAGGTCAGCGCGGACGGCCTGGGCGTCATCCAGGCCATCGGCGCGAAGGGGGCCGTGAAGAACGTCCAGGACGGCCCGCCGTCCGAGACGGTCACCCTGACCTCGGTCAGCGTCCCCGAGGGATCGCTCGACGGCACCGGCTCCTACCCGACCACCACTGCCGCGGACCCGAACGCGGTGCCCACCGACCCGGGCCTGGAGACCGTGCCCAGCGAGGCCGTGCCGTCCGATCCCGCGACGGAGGACCCCACGACCGGTGACCCCGCGACGAGCGAGGCCGCACCGACCAGCTGA